In Brachypodium distachyon strain Bd21 chromosome 2, Brachypodium_distachyon_v3.0, whole genome shotgun sequence, one genomic interval encodes:
- the LOC100830195 gene encoding RNA exonuclease 4: MHVQMQGLTRSMSRMGVQGGGGNGGTAVALGCKMVGGGSDRTLDLCARVCLVNEHETILYESFIKPSIPVTHYRYESTGIRPEYLRDAPTAKQARRRIQDILNEKTTAILVGHGLEHDLEALGMDHPAQLKRDTATYPPLMKTSGRVMSSNSLRFLTRNCLGYEIQTPGYQQHPYDDCVAAMRIYRRMRGLKHVEEKKGEEGEGFPAWRQRELERMSPKELLRRSKPDYRCWCLDDGH; the protein is encoded by the coding sequence ATGCATGTGCAGATGCAGGGGCTGACACGAAGCATGTCGAGAATGGGCGTgcagggaggcggcggcaatggAGGAACGGCTGTGGCGCTAGGCTGCAAGATGGTGGGGGGAGGGAGCGACAGGACACTGGACTTATGCGCGCGGGTATGCCTGGTCAACGAGCACGAGACCATCCTCTACGAGTCCTTCATCAAGCCCTCGATCCCTGTCACCCACTACCGCTACGAGTCCACCGGGATCCGCCCCGAGTACCTCCGCGACGCGCCCACGGCCAAacaagcccgccgccgcatccaaGACATCCTCAACGAGAAGACGACGGCGATCCTGGTGGGGCACGGGCTGGAGCACGACCTGGAGGCACTGGGGATGGATCACCCGGCGCAACTCAAGCGGGACACGGCCACGTACCCGCCGCTGATGAAGACGAGCGGGCGGGTGATGAGCAGCAACTCGCTGAGGTTTCTGACACGGAACTGCCTTGGGTATGAGATACAGACGCCGGGGTACCAGCAACACCCATATGATGACTGCGTTGCGGCCATGAGGATCTACAGGAGGATGCGAGGGCTAAAGCAcgtggaagagaagaagggagaggaaggcgAGGGGTTCCCGGCATGGAGGCAGCGGGAGCTGGAGCGGATGTCACCCAAGGAGTTGTTGAGGAGGTCCAAGCCCGACTACCGCTGCTGGTGCCTCGATGATGGCCACTAG
- the LOC100843545 gene encoding probable glycosyltransferase At5g03795 isoform X1, with amino-acid sequence MPHHAPSSQHALPRKLLTRRRAVASCAAVAVLTAAVILLAAPTSEAPNSALLVGASLLSSLREETHEAPATAAAGSSSPPPLASLVETILSSRIAPATSMFPAPAPSPVENFDDTSNEEPEHPGVKENVSKESTPFIHEPISSGPPTSSSNVSGDLDMSGHAAPPPKREQILLWSTAADEELLYAKKEIVNAPLVTDDPDLYAPLFLNVSIFKRSYELMERLLKVFIYHDGAKPIFHSPELKGIYASEGWFMKLIEGNQNFVVRDPNRAHLFYLPYSSRQLEHNLYVPGSNTLEPLSIFVKNYIDMISAKFPYWNRTKGADHFFVACHDWGPYTTKLHDELRRNTIKALCNADLSEGVFIRGRDVSLPETFVRSPRRPLRDIGGKPATERSILAFFAGQMHGRVRPILLQYWGGKDTDMRIYGRLPRRITRRMNYVQHMKSSKYCICPMGYEVNSPRIVEAIYYECIPVIIADNFVLPFDDALDWSTFSVVVPEKDVPRLKEILLRIPESRYITMQSNVKKVQKHFLWHAKPVKYDIFHMILHSVWFSRVNQAQIQ; translated from the exons ATGCCGCACCACGCTCCCTCCTCGCAGCACGCTCTCCCCCGCAAGCTCCTCACCCGGCGCCGCGCGGTGGcctcctgcgccgccgtcgccgtgctCACGGCGGCCGTGATTTTGCTGGCCGCTCCGACCTCCGAGGCCCCCAACAGCGCCTTGCTCGTGGGCGCTTCTCTCCTCTCGAGTCTTCGTGAGGAGACGCATGAGGCGccggccacggccgccgcgggcagttcctctccgccgccgcttgctTCTCTCGTAGAG ACTATTTTGTCATCTAGGATTGCACCAGCCACCTCCATGTTTCCGGCACCAGCACCTTCGCCAGTGGAGAACTTTGATGACACATCAAATGAGGAACCCGAGCATCCGGGTGTAAAG GAAAATGTGTCGAAGGAATCCACCCCTTTTATCCATGAG CCCATTTCCAGTGGTCCTCCTACAAGTAGCTCTAATGTGAGTGGAGACCTTGACATGAGTGGCCATGCAGCACCGCCTCCAAAGCGAGAG CAGATACTGCTTTGGTCAACAGCAGCAGATGAAGAACTTCTATATGCGAAGAAAGAGATTGTCAATGCACCATTGGTAACTGATGACCCTGATTTGTATGCGCCTCTATTCCTAAATGTGTCTATCTTTAAGAG GAGTTATGAACTGATGGAGAGACTTCTTAAGGTTTTTATATACCATGATGGAGCGAAACCCATTTTTCATTCTCCGGAGTTGAAAGGCATTTATGCATCTGAGGGATGGTTTATGAAATTAATTGAGGGGAACCAGAATTTTGTTGTGAGAGATCCAAACAGAGCTCATCTGTTCTATCTCCCTTATAGTTCTCGACAGCTGGAGCATAATCTTTATGTGCCTGGATCAAATACACTTGAACCACTATCTATATTTGTGAAAAATTACATAGATATGATCTCTGCTAAGTTTCCTTATTGGAATAGGACGAAAGGAGCTGatcatttttttgttgcttgcCATGACTGG GGACCTTACACGACCAAATTACATGATGAATTGCGAAGAAACACCATCAAAGCTCTATGTAATGCAGATCTCTCAGAAGGAGTTTTCATCCGTGGAAGAGACGTGTCCCTTCCAGAAACATTTGTTAGATCTCCAAGGAGACCTCTAAGAGACATTGGTGGAAAACCAGCCACAGAGAGATCTATCCTCGCCTTCTTTGCAGGGCAGATGCACGGCCGAGTTAGGCCTATCCTTCTCCAGTATTGGGGAGGCAAGGACACGGATATGAGAATATATGGCCGGTTGCCACGCCGAATCACTAGGAGGATGAACTATGTTCAGCATATGAAATCGAGCAAGTACTGCATCTGCCCCATGGGGTACGAGGTAAACAGCCCACGCATAGTCGAGGCGATCTACTACGAGTGCATCCCGGTAATCATTGCCGATAACTTTGTGCTCCCATTCGACGACGCGCTCGACTGGAGCACATTCTCCGTGGTGGTGCCTGAGAAGGACGTGCCGAGGCTGAAGGAGATCCTGCTGCGGATTCCCGAGAGTCGGTACATAACAATGCAGTCAAATGTGAAGAAGGTGCAGAAGCACTTCCTGTGGCATGCAAAGCCCGTAAAGTATGACATCTTCCACATGATACTGCACTCGGTTTGGTTTAGCAGGGTGAATCAGGCCCAAATACAGTAG
- the LOC100843545 gene encoding probable glycosyltransferase At5g03795 isoform X2 yields MPHHAPSSQHALPRKLLTRRRAVASCAAVAVLTAAVILLAAPTSEAPNSALLVGASLLSSLREETHEAPATAAAGSSSPPPLASLVETILSSRIAPATSMFPAPAPSPVENFDDTSNEEPEHPGVKENVSKESTPFIHEPISSGPPTSSSNVSGDLDMSGHAAPPPKREILLWSTAADEELLYAKKEIVNAPLVTDDPDLYAPLFLNVSIFKRSYELMERLLKVFIYHDGAKPIFHSPELKGIYASEGWFMKLIEGNQNFVVRDPNRAHLFYLPYSSRQLEHNLYVPGSNTLEPLSIFVKNYIDMISAKFPYWNRTKGADHFFVACHDWGPYTTKLHDELRRNTIKALCNADLSEGVFIRGRDVSLPETFVRSPRRPLRDIGGKPATERSILAFFAGQMHGRVRPILLQYWGGKDTDMRIYGRLPRRITRRMNYVQHMKSSKYCICPMGYEVNSPRIVEAIYYECIPVIIADNFVLPFDDALDWSTFSVVVPEKDVPRLKEILLRIPESRYITMQSNVKKVQKHFLWHAKPVKYDIFHMILHSVWFSRVNQAQIQ; encoded by the exons ATGCCGCACCACGCTCCCTCCTCGCAGCACGCTCTCCCCCGCAAGCTCCTCACCCGGCGCCGCGCGGTGGcctcctgcgccgccgtcgccgtgctCACGGCGGCCGTGATTTTGCTGGCCGCTCCGACCTCCGAGGCCCCCAACAGCGCCTTGCTCGTGGGCGCTTCTCTCCTCTCGAGTCTTCGTGAGGAGACGCATGAGGCGccggccacggccgccgcgggcagttcctctccgccgccgcttgctTCTCTCGTAGAG ACTATTTTGTCATCTAGGATTGCACCAGCCACCTCCATGTTTCCGGCACCAGCACCTTCGCCAGTGGAGAACTTTGATGACACATCAAATGAGGAACCCGAGCATCCGGGTGTAAAG GAAAATGTGTCGAAGGAATCCACCCCTTTTATCCATGAG CCCATTTCCAGTGGTCCTCCTACAAGTAGCTCTAATGTGAGTGGAGACCTTGACATGAGTGGCCATGCAGCACCGCCTCCAAAGCGAGAG ATACTGCTTTGGTCAACAGCAGCAGATGAAGAACTTCTATATGCGAAGAAAGAGATTGTCAATGCACCATTGGTAACTGATGACCCTGATTTGTATGCGCCTCTATTCCTAAATGTGTCTATCTTTAAGAG GAGTTATGAACTGATGGAGAGACTTCTTAAGGTTTTTATATACCATGATGGAGCGAAACCCATTTTTCATTCTCCGGAGTTGAAAGGCATTTATGCATCTGAGGGATGGTTTATGAAATTAATTGAGGGGAACCAGAATTTTGTTGTGAGAGATCCAAACAGAGCTCATCTGTTCTATCTCCCTTATAGTTCTCGACAGCTGGAGCATAATCTTTATGTGCCTGGATCAAATACACTTGAACCACTATCTATATTTGTGAAAAATTACATAGATATGATCTCTGCTAAGTTTCCTTATTGGAATAGGACGAAAGGAGCTGatcatttttttgttgcttgcCATGACTGG GGACCTTACACGACCAAATTACATGATGAATTGCGAAGAAACACCATCAAAGCTCTATGTAATGCAGATCTCTCAGAAGGAGTTTTCATCCGTGGAAGAGACGTGTCCCTTCCAGAAACATTTGTTAGATCTCCAAGGAGACCTCTAAGAGACATTGGTGGAAAACCAGCCACAGAGAGATCTATCCTCGCCTTCTTTGCAGGGCAGATGCACGGCCGAGTTAGGCCTATCCTTCTCCAGTATTGGGGAGGCAAGGACACGGATATGAGAATATATGGCCGGTTGCCACGCCGAATCACTAGGAGGATGAACTATGTTCAGCATATGAAATCGAGCAAGTACTGCATCTGCCCCATGGGGTACGAGGTAAACAGCCCACGCATAGTCGAGGCGATCTACTACGAGTGCATCCCGGTAATCATTGCCGATAACTTTGTGCTCCCATTCGACGACGCGCTCGACTGGAGCACATTCTCCGTGGTGGTGCCTGAGAAGGACGTGCCGAGGCTGAAGGAGATCCTGCTGCGGATTCCCGAGAGTCGGTACATAACAATGCAGTCAAATGTGAAGAAGGTGCAGAAGCACTTCCTGTGGCATGCAAAGCCCGTAAAGTATGACATCTTCCACATGATACTGCACTCGGTTTGGTTTAGCAGGGTGAATCAGGCCCAAATACAGTAG
- the LOC100843545 gene encoding probable glycosyltransferase At5g03795 isoform X3 translates to MPHHAPSSQHALPRKLLTRRRAVASCAAVAVLTAAVILLAAPTSEAPNSALLVGASLLSSLREETHEAPATAAAGSSSPPPLASLVETILSSRIAPATSMFPAPAPSPVENFDDTSNEEPEHPGVKPISSGPPTSSSNVSGDLDMSGHAAPPPKREQILLWSTAADEELLYAKKEIVNAPLVTDDPDLYAPLFLNVSIFKRSYELMERLLKVFIYHDGAKPIFHSPELKGIYASEGWFMKLIEGNQNFVVRDPNRAHLFYLPYSSRQLEHNLYVPGSNTLEPLSIFVKNYIDMISAKFPYWNRTKGADHFFVACHDWGPYTTKLHDELRRNTIKALCNADLSEGVFIRGRDVSLPETFVRSPRRPLRDIGGKPATERSILAFFAGQMHGRVRPILLQYWGGKDTDMRIYGRLPRRITRRMNYVQHMKSSKYCICPMGYEVNSPRIVEAIYYECIPVIIADNFVLPFDDALDWSTFSVVVPEKDVPRLKEILLRIPESRYITMQSNVKKVQKHFLWHAKPVKYDIFHMILHSVWFSRVNQAQIQ, encoded by the exons ATGCCGCACCACGCTCCCTCCTCGCAGCACGCTCTCCCCCGCAAGCTCCTCACCCGGCGCCGCGCGGTGGcctcctgcgccgccgtcgccgtgctCACGGCGGCCGTGATTTTGCTGGCCGCTCCGACCTCCGAGGCCCCCAACAGCGCCTTGCTCGTGGGCGCTTCTCTCCTCTCGAGTCTTCGTGAGGAGACGCATGAGGCGccggccacggccgccgcgggcagttcctctccgccgccgcttgctTCTCTCGTAGAG ACTATTTTGTCATCTAGGATTGCACCAGCCACCTCCATGTTTCCGGCACCAGCACCTTCGCCAGTGGAGAACTTTGATGACACATCAAATGAGGAACCCGAGCATCCGGGTGTAAAG CCCATTTCCAGTGGTCCTCCTACAAGTAGCTCTAATGTGAGTGGAGACCTTGACATGAGTGGCCATGCAGCACCGCCTCCAAAGCGAGAG CAGATACTGCTTTGGTCAACAGCAGCAGATGAAGAACTTCTATATGCGAAGAAAGAGATTGTCAATGCACCATTGGTAACTGATGACCCTGATTTGTATGCGCCTCTATTCCTAAATGTGTCTATCTTTAAGAG GAGTTATGAACTGATGGAGAGACTTCTTAAGGTTTTTATATACCATGATGGAGCGAAACCCATTTTTCATTCTCCGGAGTTGAAAGGCATTTATGCATCTGAGGGATGGTTTATGAAATTAATTGAGGGGAACCAGAATTTTGTTGTGAGAGATCCAAACAGAGCTCATCTGTTCTATCTCCCTTATAGTTCTCGACAGCTGGAGCATAATCTTTATGTGCCTGGATCAAATACACTTGAACCACTATCTATATTTGTGAAAAATTACATAGATATGATCTCTGCTAAGTTTCCTTATTGGAATAGGACGAAAGGAGCTGatcatttttttgttgcttgcCATGACTGG GGACCTTACACGACCAAATTACATGATGAATTGCGAAGAAACACCATCAAAGCTCTATGTAATGCAGATCTCTCAGAAGGAGTTTTCATCCGTGGAAGAGACGTGTCCCTTCCAGAAACATTTGTTAGATCTCCAAGGAGACCTCTAAGAGACATTGGTGGAAAACCAGCCACAGAGAGATCTATCCTCGCCTTCTTTGCAGGGCAGATGCACGGCCGAGTTAGGCCTATCCTTCTCCAGTATTGGGGAGGCAAGGACACGGATATGAGAATATATGGCCGGTTGCCACGCCGAATCACTAGGAGGATGAACTATGTTCAGCATATGAAATCGAGCAAGTACTGCATCTGCCCCATGGGGTACGAGGTAAACAGCCCACGCATAGTCGAGGCGATCTACTACGAGTGCATCCCGGTAATCATTGCCGATAACTTTGTGCTCCCATTCGACGACGCGCTCGACTGGAGCACATTCTCCGTGGTGGTGCCTGAGAAGGACGTGCCGAGGCTGAAGGAGATCCTGCTGCGGATTCCCGAGAGTCGGTACATAACAATGCAGTCAAATGTGAAGAAGGTGCAGAAGCACTTCCTGTGGCATGCAAAGCCCGTAAAGTATGACATCTTCCACATGATACTGCACTCGGTTTGGTTTAGCAGGGTGAATCAGGCCCAAATACAGTAG
- the LOC100843545 gene encoding probable glycosyltransferase At5g03795 isoform X4 — translation MPHHAPSSQHALPRKLLTRRRAVASCAAVAVLTAAVILLAAPTSEAPNSALLVGASLLSSLREETHEAPATAAAGSSSPPPLASLVETILSSRIAPATSMFPAPAPSPVENFDDTSNEEPEHPGVKPISSGPPTSSSNVSGDLDMSGHAAPPPKREILLWSTAADEELLYAKKEIVNAPLVTDDPDLYAPLFLNVSIFKRSYELMERLLKVFIYHDGAKPIFHSPELKGIYASEGWFMKLIEGNQNFVVRDPNRAHLFYLPYSSRQLEHNLYVPGSNTLEPLSIFVKNYIDMISAKFPYWNRTKGADHFFVACHDWGPYTTKLHDELRRNTIKALCNADLSEGVFIRGRDVSLPETFVRSPRRPLRDIGGKPATERSILAFFAGQMHGRVRPILLQYWGGKDTDMRIYGRLPRRITRRMNYVQHMKSSKYCICPMGYEVNSPRIVEAIYYECIPVIIADNFVLPFDDALDWSTFSVVVPEKDVPRLKEILLRIPESRYITMQSNVKKVQKHFLWHAKPVKYDIFHMILHSVWFSRVNQAQIQ, via the exons ATGCCGCACCACGCTCCCTCCTCGCAGCACGCTCTCCCCCGCAAGCTCCTCACCCGGCGCCGCGCGGTGGcctcctgcgccgccgtcgccgtgctCACGGCGGCCGTGATTTTGCTGGCCGCTCCGACCTCCGAGGCCCCCAACAGCGCCTTGCTCGTGGGCGCTTCTCTCCTCTCGAGTCTTCGTGAGGAGACGCATGAGGCGccggccacggccgccgcgggcagttcctctccgccgccgcttgctTCTCTCGTAGAG ACTATTTTGTCATCTAGGATTGCACCAGCCACCTCCATGTTTCCGGCACCAGCACCTTCGCCAGTGGAGAACTTTGATGACACATCAAATGAGGAACCCGAGCATCCGGGTGTAAAG CCCATTTCCAGTGGTCCTCCTACAAGTAGCTCTAATGTGAGTGGAGACCTTGACATGAGTGGCCATGCAGCACCGCCTCCAAAGCGAGAG ATACTGCTTTGGTCAACAGCAGCAGATGAAGAACTTCTATATGCGAAGAAAGAGATTGTCAATGCACCATTGGTAACTGATGACCCTGATTTGTATGCGCCTCTATTCCTAAATGTGTCTATCTTTAAGAG GAGTTATGAACTGATGGAGAGACTTCTTAAGGTTTTTATATACCATGATGGAGCGAAACCCATTTTTCATTCTCCGGAGTTGAAAGGCATTTATGCATCTGAGGGATGGTTTATGAAATTAATTGAGGGGAACCAGAATTTTGTTGTGAGAGATCCAAACAGAGCTCATCTGTTCTATCTCCCTTATAGTTCTCGACAGCTGGAGCATAATCTTTATGTGCCTGGATCAAATACACTTGAACCACTATCTATATTTGTGAAAAATTACATAGATATGATCTCTGCTAAGTTTCCTTATTGGAATAGGACGAAAGGAGCTGatcatttttttgttgcttgcCATGACTGG GGACCTTACACGACCAAATTACATGATGAATTGCGAAGAAACACCATCAAAGCTCTATGTAATGCAGATCTCTCAGAAGGAGTTTTCATCCGTGGAAGAGACGTGTCCCTTCCAGAAACATTTGTTAGATCTCCAAGGAGACCTCTAAGAGACATTGGTGGAAAACCAGCCACAGAGAGATCTATCCTCGCCTTCTTTGCAGGGCAGATGCACGGCCGAGTTAGGCCTATCCTTCTCCAGTATTGGGGAGGCAAGGACACGGATATGAGAATATATGGCCGGTTGCCACGCCGAATCACTAGGAGGATGAACTATGTTCAGCATATGAAATCGAGCAAGTACTGCATCTGCCCCATGGGGTACGAGGTAAACAGCCCACGCATAGTCGAGGCGATCTACTACGAGTGCATCCCGGTAATCATTGCCGATAACTTTGTGCTCCCATTCGACGACGCGCTCGACTGGAGCACATTCTCCGTGGTGGTGCCTGAGAAGGACGTGCCGAGGCTGAAGGAGATCCTGCTGCGGATTCCCGAGAGTCGGTACATAACAATGCAGTCAAATGTGAAGAAGGTGCAGAAGCACTTCCTGTGGCATGCAAAGCCCGTAAAGTATGACATCTTCCACATGATACTGCACTCGGTTTGGTTTAGCAGGGTGAATCAGGCCCAAATACAGTAG
- the LOC100843545 gene encoding probable glycosyltransferase At5g03795 isoform X5, whose protein sequence is MFPAPAPSPVENFDDTSNEEPEHPGVKENVSKESTPFIHEPISSGPPTSSSNVSGDLDMSGHAAPPPKREQILLWSTAADEELLYAKKEIVNAPLVTDDPDLYAPLFLNVSIFKRSYELMERLLKVFIYHDGAKPIFHSPELKGIYASEGWFMKLIEGNQNFVVRDPNRAHLFYLPYSSRQLEHNLYVPGSNTLEPLSIFVKNYIDMISAKFPYWNRTKGADHFFVACHDWGPYTTKLHDELRRNTIKALCNADLSEGVFIRGRDVSLPETFVRSPRRPLRDIGGKPATERSILAFFAGQMHGRVRPILLQYWGGKDTDMRIYGRLPRRITRRMNYVQHMKSSKYCICPMGYEVNSPRIVEAIYYECIPVIIADNFVLPFDDALDWSTFSVVVPEKDVPRLKEILLRIPESRYITMQSNVKKVQKHFLWHAKPVKYDIFHMILHSVWFSRVNQAQIQ, encoded by the exons ATGTTTCCGGCACCAGCACCTTCGCCAGTGGAGAACTTTGATGACACATCAAATGAGGAACCCGAGCATCCGGGTGTAAAG GAAAATGTGTCGAAGGAATCCACCCCTTTTATCCATGAG CCCATTTCCAGTGGTCCTCCTACAAGTAGCTCTAATGTGAGTGGAGACCTTGACATGAGTGGCCATGCAGCACCGCCTCCAAAGCGAGAG CAGATACTGCTTTGGTCAACAGCAGCAGATGAAGAACTTCTATATGCGAAGAAAGAGATTGTCAATGCACCATTGGTAACTGATGACCCTGATTTGTATGCGCCTCTATTCCTAAATGTGTCTATCTTTAAGAG GAGTTATGAACTGATGGAGAGACTTCTTAAGGTTTTTATATACCATGATGGAGCGAAACCCATTTTTCATTCTCCGGAGTTGAAAGGCATTTATGCATCTGAGGGATGGTTTATGAAATTAATTGAGGGGAACCAGAATTTTGTTGTGAGAGATCCAAACAGAGCTCATCTGTTCTATCTCCCTTATAGTTCTCGACAGCTGGAGCATAATCTTTATGTGCCTGGATCAAATACACTTGAACCACTATCTATATTTGTGAAAAATTACATAGATATGATCTCTGCTAAGTTTCCTTATTGGAATAGGACGAAAGGAGCTGatcatttttttgttgcttgcCATGACTGG GGACCTTACACGACCAAATTACATGATGAATTGCGAAGAAACACCATCAAAGCTCTATGTAATGCAGATCTCTCAGAAGGAGTTTTCATCCGTGGAAGAGACGTGTCCCTTCCAGAAACATTTGTTAGATCTCCAAGGAGACCTCTAAGAGACATTGGTGGAAAACCAGCCACAGAGAGATCTATCCTCGCCTTCTTTGCAGGGCAGATGCACGGCCGAGTTAGGCCTATCCTTCTCCAGTATTGGGGAGGCAAGGACACGGATATGAGAATATATGGCCGGTTGCCACGCCGAATCACTAGGAGGATGAACTATGTTCAGCATATGAAATCGAGCAAGTACTGCATCTGCCCCATGGGGTACGAGGTAAACAGCCCACGCATAGTCGAGGCGATCTACTACGAGTGCATCCCGGTAATCATTGCCGATAACTTTGTGCTCCCATTCGACGACGCGCTCGACTGGAGCACATTCTCCGTGGTGGTGCCTGAGAAGGACGTGCCGAGGCTGAAGGAGATCCTGCTGCGGATTCCCGAGAGTCGGTACATAACAATGCAGTCAAATGTGAAGAAGGTGCAGAAGCACTTCCTGTGGCATGCAAAGCCCGTAAAGTATGACATCTTCCACATGATACTGCACTCGGTTTGGTTTAGCAGGGTGAATCAGGCCCAAATACAGTAG